The following proteins are encoded in a genomic region of Nicotiana sylvestris chromosome 4, ASM39365v2, whole genome shotgun sequence:
- the LOC104213906 gene encoding abscisic stress-ripening protein 2-like — MAEEKHHHHLFHHKDKEEEGAPVDYEKEMKHHKHLEEIGELGTAAAGVYALHEKHEAKKDPEHAHKHKIEEEIAAAAAVGAGGYAFHEHLDKKDAKKEEKEAEGGKHHHHHHF, encoded by the exons ATGGCGGAGGAGAAGCATCACCACCACCTCTTCCACCACAAGGACAAGGAGGAAGAAGGCGCCCCCGTCGATTACGAAAAGGAAATGAAACACCATAAGCATCTTGAGGAAATTGGTGAACTTGGCACTGCTGCTGCTGGTGTCTACGCATTG CATGAGAAACATGAAGCAAAGAAAGATCCAGAGCATGCACACAAACACAAGATAGAGGAAGAGATAGCAGCAGCTGCTGCAGTTGGAGCTGGTGGATATGCATTCCATGAGCACCTTGACAAGAAGGATgctaagaaagaagaaaaagaagctgAGGGAGGAaagcaccaccaccaccaccatttCTAA